Proteins encoded within one genomic window of Anastrepha ludens isolate Willacy chromosome 4, idAnaLude1.1, whole genome shotgun sequence:
- the LOC128861270 gene encoding putative nuclease HARBI1 isoform X2 — MRSCSISSLQRLSSVLRFFAEGGYQHGVGKDFDIPMAQSTFCGVLKDVLHTLQCHLCPQWVNLDLSNEEKRQAKMDFYQKYGFPGAILCVDGTHIKIVAPAKDKFLYFNRKGYYSINAMIICDNKMRIRYVNAQYPGSNHDAHIWNVSSARNFFENKYLNGERNTWLLGDAGYALEPWLMTPFRSPTTGSAEGNYNKIHAKARNTIERTIGVFKNRFRCLLGARELYYEPMKVCQIVNVAAALHNICMHYRVVDDFSENVEENHFNQTCEPSPSTYTDAAIRIRESISSTLTRL, encoded by the exons ATGAGGTCGTGCTCCATCTCTTCGCTCCAGCGTTTGTCTTCCGTATTACGTTTTTTTGCAGAGGGTGGGTACCAGCATGGAGTGGGAAAGGACTTTGACATTCCCATGGCTCAATCCACATTTTGTGGCGTATTAAAAGACGTGTTACACACTCTTCAATGTCACCTATGTCCTCAGTGGGTGAATCTGGATTTAAGCAACGAAGAAAAAAGACAAGCAAAGATGgacttttatcaaaaatatggaTTTCCTGGTGCGATTTTATGTGTAGACGGAACACACATTAAAATTGTTGCGCCAGCTAAGGACAAATTCCTGTATTTTAATCGTAAAGGGTACTATAGCATCAATGCTATGATT atATGCGATAATAAAATGAGAATTCGCTACGTGAATGCGCAGTATCCTGGCAGCAACCACGATGCTCATATTTGGAACGTAAGCAGCGcgcgaaatttttttgaaaataaatacctaAACGGCGAACGAAACACTTGGCTTTTGg GAGACGCTGGATATGCTCTAGAGCCATGGTTAATGACACCTTTTCGTTCACCTACAACAGGAAGCGCCGAAggaaactacaataaaatacaTGCAAAAGCCAGAAATACTATAGAAAGGACCATAGGTGTATTTAAGAACCGATTCAGATGCCTTCTGGGTGCTCGTGAGCTTTATTATGAACCCATGAAGGTTTGCCAAATAGTGAACGTTGCCGCAGCATTGcacaatatttgtatgcattatcGCGTGGTTGatgatttttcagaaaatgttgaagaaaaccatTTTAATCAAACGTGTGAACCTTCTCCTTCAACATATACTGATGCAGCTATTCGGATAAGGGAATCTATATCATCAACATTAACACGACTATag
- the LOC128861270 gene encoding putative nuclease HARBI1 isoform X1 — MRSCSISSLQRLSSVLRFFAEGGYQHGVGKDFDIPMAQSTFCGVLKDVLHTLQCHLCPQWVNLDLSNEEKRQAKMDFYQKYGFPGAILCVDGTHIKIVAPAKDKFLYFNRKGYYSINAMIVSLEKTDISNIFLIFYLLQICDNKMRIRYVNAQYPGSNHDAHIWNVSSARNFFENKYLNGERNTWLLGDAGYALEPWLMTPFRSPTTGSAEGNYNKIHAKARNTIERTIGVFKNRFRCLLGARELYYEPMKVCQIVNVAAALHNICMHYRVVDDFSENVEENHFNQTCEPSPSTYTDAAIRIRESISSTLTRL; from the exons ATGAGGTCGTGCTCCATCTCTTCGCTCCAGCGTTTGTCTTCCGTATTACGTTTTTTTGCAGAGGGTGGGTACCAGCATGGAGTGGGAAAGGACTTTGACATTCCCATGGCTCAATCCACATTTTGTGGCGTATTAAAAGACGTGTTACACACTCTTCAATGTCACCTATGTCCTCAGTGGGTGAATCTGGATTTAAGCAACGAAGAAAAAAGACAAGCAAAGATGgacttttatcaaaaatatggaTTTCCTGGTGCGATTTTATGTGTAGACGGAACACACATTAAAATTGTTGCGCCAGCTAAGGACAAATTCCTGTATTTTAATCGTAAAGGGTACTATAGCATCAATGCTATGATTGTAAGTCTTGAAAAAACTGATATTTCAAAtatctttctaattttttatttattgcagatATGCGATAATAAAATGAGAATTCGCTACGTGAATGCGCAGTATCCTGGCAGCAACCACGATGCTCATATTTGGAACGTAAGCAGCGcgcgaaatttttttgaaaataaatacctaAACGGCGAACGAAACACTTGGCTTTTGg GAGACGCTGGATATGCTCTAGAGCCATGGTTAATGACACCTTTTCGTTCACCTACAACAGGAAGCGCCGAAggaaactacaataaaatacaTGCAAAAGCCAGAAATACTATAGAAAGGACCATAGGTGTATTTAAGAACCGATTCAGATGCCTTCTGGGTGCTCGTGAGCTTTATTATGAACCCATGAAGGTTTGCCAAATAGTGAACGTTGCCGCAGCATTGcacaatatttgtatgcattatcGCGTGGTTGatgatttttcagaaaatgttgaagaaaaccatTTTAATCAAACGTGTGAACCTTCTCCTTCAACATATACTGATGCAGCTATTCGGATAAGGGAATCTATATCATCAACATTAACACGACTATag